One window of the Defluviitalea raffinosedens genome contains the following:
- a CDS encoding 6-phosphofructokinase — MISGNCIIAQSGGPTTAINSSACGAIFEALNQKSIEKVFGARNGIQGILNEELFDFAEEEAEELKYLKTTPSSALGSCRYRLKQDDSSDYEKIFKVFTKYNIRYFFYIGGNDSMDTVKKIHDYAQKINYEIRVIGIPKTIDNDLVGTDHCPGFGSAAKYIATSILEMSHDAHSYKSNIVTIVEVMGRNAGWLAAASALTKATDLIYLPEAAFDFKQFEKDVRRIYEEKGKVMIVVSEGIKDKDGRYVSTLESVDGHDNFGHAQLGGVGSVLEQYVKEHIEKRVKKIELNILQRCAMHYGSKTDIEEAYMVGKQAVIYGVQGKSGYMVGLKRISNDPYICETELVDIHEVANFEKKLPSHWINKEGNFVTKECIEYLVPLIMGEVVIPTENGLPRYARLKKKLIAQSE, encoded by the coding sequence ATGATTTCTGGAAATTGTATCATTGCACAATCCGGAGGTCCTACTACAGCCATTAATTCCAGTGCCTGTGGGGCAATTTTTGAAGCTTTAAATCAAAAGTCTATAGAAAAAGTTTTTGGTGCAAGAAATGGTATACAAGGGATCTTAAACGAAGAGCTTTTTGACTTTGCAGAAGAAGAGGCAGAGGAATTAAAATACCTGAAAACAACGCCTTCCTCAGCTCTCGGTTCCTGTCGTTACCGGTTAAAGCAGGATGACTCTTCTGATTATGAAAAGATTTTTAAGGTATTTACTAAGTACAATATCCGATATTTCTTTTATATCGGCGGAAATGACAGTATGGATACGGTCAAGAAGATTCATGATTACGCACAAAAAATTAACTATGAGATCCGTGTAATAGGCATACCAAAAACCATTGATAATGATTTAGTAGGTACAGATCATTGTCCTGGTTTTGGAAGCGCTGCTAAGTATATTGCAACCAGTATTTTAGAGATGTCTCATGATGCTCATTCTTATAAGTCCAATATTGTTACCATTGTTGAAGTGATGGGAAGAAATGCGGGGTGGCTTGCTGCAGCTTCTGCTTTGACAAAAGCTACAGATTTAATTTATCTTCCAGAAGCAGCATTTGATTTTAAGCAATTTGAGAAGGATGTAAGAAGAATATACGAAGAAAAAGGTAAAGTCATGATTGTTGTTTCAGAAGGCATCAAGGATAAGGATGGAAGATATGTATCCACTTTAGAATCCGTCGATGGACATGATAATTTTGGACATGCCCAATTAGGAGGCGTTGGTTCTGTTCTGGAGCAATATGTAAAAGAACATATCGAGAAAAGAGTAAAGAAAATTGAATTAAATATCCTCCAGAGATGTGCCATGCACTATGGATCCAAAACAGATATAGAAGAAGCTTATATGGTAGGGAAGCAGGCTGTAATCTATGGTGTTCAGGGAAAATCTGGATATATGGTAGGATTAAAAAGAATAAGTAACGATCCATATATTTGCGAAACAGAGCTTGTTGATATTCATGAAGTTGCCAATTTTGAGAAGAAATTGCCGAGCCACTGGATTAATAAAGAAGGAAATTTCGTCACTAAAGAGTGTATTGAGTATCTTGTGCCTCTTATTATGGGAGAAGTTGTGATTCCTACAGAGAATGGATTGCCCAGATATGCAAGATTAAAAAAGAAACTCATTGCTCAATCTGAATAG
- a CDS encoding NAD(P)/FAD-dependent oxidoreductase, with the protein MNYDLVIIGGGPAGLAAAIAAKKEGIDHLVILEREEELGGILNQCIHNGFGLHTFKEELTGPEYAQRFIDQVNELSIEYKLDTMVLDITEDKTIYAINPKEGLLEIHAKAIILAMGCRERPRGALTIPGSRCSGIMTAGAAQKFVNMKNYMPGKEVVILGSGDIGLIMARRMTFEGAKVKAVIELLPYSSGLKRNIVQCLDDYNIPLKLSHTVVNIHGKERLEGVTIAKVDSNRKPIKETQEYIPCDTLLLSVGLLPENELSRKVGVELSPITGGAVVDNNFQTSVEGIFSCGNVLHVHDLVDNVTLESYHAGKNASRYIKGLLKKGETIKVEAVDGVRYTVPHFINPSAVENDIIVRFRVGDVFKGAAIGVYFDDTKVLHKKRRILTPGEMEEVQLTSDLFSKYPGTKTITLKVERS; encoded by the coding sequence ATGAATTATGATTTGGTAATCATAGGCGGAGGACCGGCAGGGCTTGCTGCTGCAATAGCGGCTAAGAAAGAAGGCATAGATCATCTTGTCATATTGGAAAGAGAAGAAGAGCTTGGGGGCATATTAAACCAATGCATTCATAATGGATTTGGACTTCATACCTTTAAGGAAGAGCTCACAGGACCGGAATATGCTCAAAGATTTATTGATCAAGTCAATGAACTGTCTATAGAATACAAACTAGATACGATGGTATTAGATATAACAGAAGATAAAACCATTTATGCGATTAACCCTAAAGAAGGCCTTTTAGAGATTCATGCGAAAGCCATTATACTGGCCATGGGCTGCAGAGAAAGGCCACGGGGTGCTTTAACAATACCGGGAAGCAGATGTTCGGGTATTATGACAGCCGGTGCCGCACAGAAATTCGTCAATATGAAAAACTATATGCCAGGAAAAGAAGTCGTTATCCTTGGTTCTGGTGATATAGGTCTTATTATGGCAAGAAGAATGACCTTTGAGGGGGCTAAAGTTAAAGCGGTAATTGAACTTTTACCTTATTCCAGTGGTTTAAAAAGAAATATCGTTCAATGTCTTGATGACTACAATATTCCCTTAAAGCTTAGCCATACAGTAGTCAATATCCATGGAAAAGAAAGATTAGAAGGCGTTACGATTGCCAAAGTAGACAGTAACAGAAAACCTATTAAAGAGACCCAGGAATATATACCCTGTGATACGCTACTGCTTTCAGTTGGTCTTCTTCCTGAAAATGAATTATCAAGAAAAGTGGGTGTAGAACTATCCCCTATAACAGGAGGAGCAGTGGTTGATAATAATTTTCAAACCAGTGTGGAAGGCATTTTCTCCTGCGGAAATGTCCTTCATGTGCACGATTTAGTGGACAATGTGACATTAGAAAGCTATCATGCAGGAAAAAATGCCAGCAGGTATATAAAAGGCTTGCTTAAAAAGGGAGAAACCATTAAAGTAGAAGCTGTTGACGGTGTAAGATATACAGTTCCTCATTTTATAAATCCTTCTGCCGTAGAAAATGATATTATTGTAAGATTTAGAGTTGGAGATGTATTTAAAGGCGCAGCCATAGGGGTTTATTTTGACGATACTAAAGTTCTGCATAAAAAGAGAAGAATCCTGACTCCTGGAGAAATGGAAGAGGTTCAGTTAACTTCAGATCTATTTAGTAAATATCCAGGCACAAAAACGATTACTCTTAAGGTGGAAAGGAGTTAA
- a CDS encoding DUF1667 domain-containing protein, whose translation MEKKELTCIGCPMGCSLMIELNENVPVKVTGNACKIGETYAVKECTNPTRIVTTTVKVVGGKYPTVSVKTSKDIPKDKIFECLKALKDLTVHAPVHVGDIIYENILGTGVNIVATRNVENY comes from the coding sequence ATGGAAAAAAAAGAGCTTACCTGTATTGGATGTCCCATGGGCTGCAGTCTTATGATAGAATTGAATGAAAATGTTCCTGTAAAAGTAACTGGCAATGCCTGCAAAATAGGTGAGACCTACGCTGTTAAAGAATGCACGAATCCTACAAGAATCGTAACGACTACAGTTAAAGTTGTCGGGGGAAAATATCCCACTGTTTCAGTTAAAACTTCTAAGGATATACCAAAAGATAAAATATTTGAATGCTTAAAAGCTTTAAAAGATCTGACCGTTCATGCGCCTGTTCATGTAGGGGATATTATATACGAAAACATTCTTGGTACGGGAGTGAATATAGTAGCCACGAGAAATGTTGAAAATTATTAA
- a CDS encoding NAD(P)/FAD-dependent oxidoreductase, translating into MYDVVIVGAGVVGCAIARAISKYQLKSLVLEKENDVCCGTSKANSAIVHAGYDALPETLKGKLNAKANLMFDQLAEELDFPFRRNGSLVLCFDENDKDRLYALKERGEKNGVPDLQIISGDEVRRMEPNVSDKVVAALYAPTGGIVCPFNLTIALAENAKENGVEFNFNSEVTDIHKLDDGFEVKTKDKTIRTKILINAAGVYADQINNKVSAHKFTIIPRKGEYNLFDKYVGNLTDKTLFQLPTKFGKGVLVTPTVDGNLLVGPNAVDIEDKEDVSTTREGLDDIMERASLSIKSLPKGNIITSFSGLRARSEKDDFIIGEVPDVPGFINAAGIESPGLTCAPLIGIMVSDIIRDQLNPKPNENFNPKRKGIVRFNELSLEEKRKMIKERPEYGRIVCRCESVTEGEILDAINRPLGAKDLDGIKRRTRAGAGRCQAGFCISRTMELLHLQLNIPPTEITKFGKASKILVGTNKEFI; encoded by the coding sequence ATGTATGATGTTGTCATTGTAGGAGCAGGAGTCGTTGGCTGTGCAATTGCAAGAGCGATCTCAAAATATCAGCTTAAATCTTTGGTGTTGGAAAAAGAAAATGATGTATGCTGCGGCACAAGCAAGGCAAACAGTGCCATTGTTCATGCAGGATATGATGCGCTTCCTGAAACTCTTAAAGGAAAACTTAATGCTAAAGCCAATTTAATGTTTGATCAGCTGGCAGAAGAATTAGACTTTCCTTTCAGAAGAAATGGTTCCTTGGTTCTTTGCTTTGATGAAAATGATAAGGATAGACTTTATGCATTAAAAGAAAGAGGAGAAAAAAACGGAGTTCCAGATCTTCAGATTATATCAGGAGATGAAGTAAGAAGAATGGAACCAAATGTATCGGATAAAGTGGTTGCTGCTTTATATGCACCAACAGGAGGGATCGTATGTCCCTTTAATCTAACCATAGCATTGGCTGAAAATGCCAAGGAAAACGGGGTAGAATTTAACTTTAATTCAGAAGTAACAGATATTCATAAATTAGATGATGGTTTTGAAGTAAAAACTAAAGATAAAACGATACGAACTAAAATTCTTATTAACGCAGCTGGAGTTTATGCAGATCAAATCAACAATAAGGTAAGTGCACATAAGTTTACCATTATACCGAGAAAAGGGGAATACAACCTTTTTGACAAATATGTAGGTAACTTAACGGATAAAACCTTATTCCAACTACCTACAAAGTTTGGAAAAGGCGTTTTAGTGACACCTACTGTAGATGGGAACTTACTGGTAGGCCCCAATGCAGTAGATATAGAAGATAAAGAAGATGTCAGTACTACAAGGGAAGGCTTGGATGATATAATGGAAAGAGCTTCGCTTAGTATTAAATCCCTTCCAAAAGGCAACATCATTACTTCCTTTAGCGGCCTAAGAGCCAGAAGTGAAAAAGATGATTTTATTATAGGAGAAGTTCCTGATGTGCCAGGATTTATCAATGCAGCTGGCATTGAATCTCCCGGATTAACCTGTGCACCTCTTATAGGGATTATGGTTTCTGATATCATTAGAGATCAGCTTAACCCTAAGCCAAATGAAAACTTTAATCCAAAACGTAAGGGAATCGTACGATTTAATGAACTGTCTCTTGAAGAGAAAAGGAAAATGATTAAGGAAAGACCTGAATATGGAAGAATCGTTTGCAGGTGCGAATCGGTTACAGAAGGGGAAATCTTAGATGCCATTAACAGACCTCTGGGGGCAAAGGATTTAGATGGCATCAAAAGAAGAACCAGAGCTGGTGCAGGAAGATGTCAGGCAGGTTTTTGCATATCCAGAACTATGGAACTTTTGCACTTACAATTAAATATTCCCCCAACAGAAATAACGAAATTTGGAAAAGCGTCCAAAATACTTGTGGGTACGAATAAAGAATTTATTTAA
- the serS gene encoding serine--tRNA ligase, whose product MLDVKLLRNNFEEVKEALKFRKEDFNLDDFLVLDEKRRAILQEVEQLKSKQNAVSKQVPILKKEGKDVSKILEEMKELSGKIKELDGELKEVDEKLENLLLTIPNIPHPSVPMGDSDEDNVEVRKFGTPRQFEFEPKPHWELGENLDILDFATAAKITGARFTVYKGLGARLERALMNFMLDVHTEKHGYEEVFPPFMVHRRSMIGTGQLPKFEEDAFKVENTDYFLVPTAEVPVTNMYRDQILDGSKLPIKHCAYTACFRAEAGSAGRDTRGVIRQHQFNKVELVKFTKPEDSYEELEKLTRDAEEILQLLEIPYRVVKICIGDLGFTAAMKYDIEVWMPSYNRYVEISSCSNFESFQARRANIKYKDKAEDKAQFVHTLNGSGVAIGRTTAAILENFQQEDGSIIIPKALRPYMGNVEKIAKK is encoded by the coding sequence ATGTTAGATGTTAAACTGCTTAGAAACAATTTTGAAGAAGTAAAAGAAGCTCTAAAATTTAGAAAAGAAGATTTTAATCTGGATGACTTTTTGGTACTGGATGAAAAAAGAAGAGCAATTCTTCAGGAGGTGGAACAGCTTAAAAGCAAGCAAAATGCTGTTTCAAAGCAAGTTCCAATCCTTAAAAAAGAAGGAAAAGATGTTTCTAAAATTCTAGAAGAAATGAAAGAATTGTCTGGTAAGATCAAAGAATTAGATGGGGAATTAAAAGAAGTAGATGAAAAATTAGAAAATCTGCTTTTAACCATTCCAAACATCCCACATCCTTCTGTTCCCATGGGAGACAGTGACGAGGATAATGTAGAAGTTCGTAAATTCGGAACTCCAAGACAATTTGAATTTGAGCCAAAGCCTCACTGGGAATTAGGAGAAAATCTAGATATATTAGATTTTGCAACTGCAGCCAAAATTACAGGGGCAAGATTTACAGTTTATAAGGGGCTTGGCGCAAGACTTGAACGAGCACTTATGAATTTTATGCTCGATGTTCATACAGAAAAACACGGATATGAAGAAGTATTCCCTCCTTTTATGGTACACAGAAGAAGTATGATTGGAACAGGTCAGCTGCCAAAGTTTGAAGAAGACGCATTCAAAGTAGAAAACACAGATTACTTCCTTGTGCCAACGGCTGAAGTACCTGTAACGAATATGTACAGAGATCAAATTTTAGATGGTTCCAAACTTCCAATTAAGCACTGCGCATATACGGCTTGCTTCAGAGCGGAAGCTGGATCTGCCGGAAGAGACACCAGAGGTGTTATTCGCCAACATCAGTTTAATAAAGTAGAACTGGTTAAGTTTACAAAGCCTGAAGATTCTTATGAAGAATTAGAAAAGCTCACAAGAGATGCAGAAGAAATCCTTCAATTATTAGAAATTCCCTATAGGGTAGTAAAGATATGTATAGGAGATCTTGGCTTTACAGCGGCTATGAAATACGATATAGAAGTATGGATGCCCAGCTATAATCGATATGTAGAAATATCCAGCTGCAGTAATTTTGAAAGCTTTCAGGCAAGAAGAGCCAATATAAAATATAAAGATAAGGCAGAAGACAAGGCGCAGTTTGTTCATACCTTAAATGGAAGTGGTGTTGCAATCGGAAGAACTACCGCAGCCATCTTAGAAAACTTCCAGCAGGAAGATGGAAGTATCATCATTCCTAAGGCCTTAAGACCTTATATGGGTAATGTGGAAAAAATCGCAAAAAAATAA
- the glpK gene encoding glycerol kinase GlpK: MGKYVIALDQGTTSSRCILFNEKGFIQSLSQKEFTQIYPKAGWVEHDPMEILVTQIEVTKEAMQKLNVTAKDIAAIGITNQRETTVVWNKKTGEPIYNAIVWQCRRTSEFCDELKAEGFDKIIREKTGLIVDAYFSGTKVKWILDNVPGAREEAEKGNLLFGNIDTWLIWNFTRGKVHVTDYTNASRTMLFNIHTLEWDKEILERLNIPSSMLPEVKPSSCVYGYTDPEILGGEIPIAGAAGDQQAALFGQACFNPGTAKNTYGTGCFLLMNTGEKAVTSKNGLLTTIAWGVDGKVEYALEGSIFIAGAAIQWLRDELGIIEKASDSEALAKSVEDTNGVYVVPAFVGLGAPYWDQYARGTIVGLTRGAKKEHLVRATLESLAYQTNDVLKAMEEDSGITLKALKVDGGACANNFLMQFQADVLGVQVDRPQVIETTALGAAYLAGLAVGYWKDKEDIKKNWTISRSFMPNMDENRRKELLKGWREAVKRSLGWAN, translated from the coding sequence ATGGGTAAATATGTCATTGCCTTAGACCAAGGCACAACCAGTTCCAGATGTATTCTTTTTAACGAGAAGGGATTCATTCAAAGTCTGTCGCAGAAAGAGTTCACCCAAATTTATCCCAAAGCTGGATGGGTTGAGCATGACCCGATGGAAATTTTAGTGACCCAGATCGAAGTTACGAAGGAGGCTATGCAAAAACTCAATGTTACAGCCAAAGACATTGCGGCAATAGGCATTACGAACCAAAGAGAAACAACTGTCGTATGGAATAAAAAAACTGGAGAGCCTATCTACAATGCAATTGTATGGCAGTGCAGAAGAACTTCCGAATTCTGTGATGAACTGAAAGCTGAAGGCTTCGACAAAATTATAAGAGAAAAAACAGGCCTTATAGTAGATGCATACTTTTCAGGAACAAAAGTAAAATGGATTCTTGACAATGTGCCAGGAGCAAGAGAAGAAGCAGAAAAAGGCAATTTACTGTTCGGAAATATAGATACCTGGCTTATTTGGAATTTTACCAGAGGAAAAGTCCATGTTACCGATTATACTAACGCATCCAGAACGATGCTCTTTAACATCCATACCTTAGAATGGGATAAGGAAATACTCGAAAGATTAAACATCCCATCTTCCATGCTGCCAGAAGTAAAACCGTCAAGCTGTGTATATGGTTATACAGATCCTGAAATCCTTGGAGGAGAAATTCCTATTGCCGGAGCTGCCGGAGACCAACAGGCTGCTTTATTTGGCCAGGCATGTTTTAATCCAGGTACTGCAAAAAATACTTATGGAACAGGTTGTTTTTTACTCATGAATACTGGAGAAAAAGCAGTCACATCAAAGAATGGTCTGCTTACAACTATTGCCTGGGGAGTAGATGGAAAAGTTGAATACGCCCTTGAAGGAAGCATATTTATAGCTGGTGCAGCCATTCAATGGTTAAGGGATGAACTGGGAATCATTGAAAAGGCATCAGATTCAGAAGCCCTGGCGAAGTCGGTTGAAGATACAAATGGCGTGTATGTAGTACCTGCTTTTGTTGGACTTGGCGCCCCTTACTGGGATCAATATGCCAGAGGAACGATTGTAGGGCTTACAAGAGGAGCTAAAAAAGAACACCTCGTAAGAGCAACCCTGGAATCCTTGGCTTATCAAACCAATGATGTATTAAAAGCAATGGAAGAAGATTCAGGAATTACCCTTAAAGCCTTAAAAGTGGATGGAGGCGCTTGTGCCAATAACTTCTTAATGCAGTTCCAGGCAGATGTATTGGGTGTTCAGGTAGACAGACCCCAAGTAATTGAAACCACTGCATTAGGGGCAGCTTATCTGGCAGGCCTTGCAGTAGGCTATTGGAAAGATAAAGAAGATATCAAAAAGAACTGGACAATTTCAAGAAGCTTTATGCCCAATATGGATGAAAACAGAAGAAAAGAACTGTTAAAAGGCTGGAGAGAAGCTGTAAAGAGATCCTTAGGATGGGCAAATTAA
- a CDS encoding ArsR/SmtB family transcription factor, protein MDIKSLEKTAEILKALGHPARLCIVKGLLENGGCNVSYMQNCIGLPQSTVSQHISKLKAAGIIEGVRCGLEITYKVVDEDVIKVMNALFPSEKK, encoded by the coding sequence ATGGACATAAAATCCTTAGAAAAAACGGCAGAAATCCTGAAAGCTCTCGGTCATCCGGCAAGACTTTGTATCGTAAAAGGACTTTTGGAAAACGGCGGATGCAATGTATCCTATATGCAAAATTGTATTGGTCTTCCTCAATCCACTGTATCTCAACATATATCCAAATTAAAAGCTGCAGGTATTATAGAAGGGGTAAGATGTGGACTGGAAATTACCTATAAAGTTGTCGATGAAGACGTCATTAAAGTTATGAATGCATTATTTCCTTCAGAAAAAAAATAA
- a CDS encoding MIP/aquaporin family protein, which produces MSAFLAELVGTMCLILLGDGVVANVILKKTKGANSGWIVITWGWACAVFIPALIFGGISGAHFNPALTIALAAIGNFSWADVPIYIIAQMLGAMLGAVLVWIQYLPHWAETEDQRTKLGVFCTGPAIRSYGANLISEIVGTFALVFFILGLGTVEMASGLGTFAVGLVILALGVSLGGTTGYAINPARDLGPRIAHAILPIAGKGDSDWSYAWVPVLGPIIGGLLAAFFYVSIF; this is translated from the coding sequence ATGTCAGCTTTCCTGGCTGAGTTAGTAGGGACCATGTGTCTTATTCTTCTTGGGGACGGTGTAGTTGCAAACGTAATACTCAAAAAGACTAAAGGCGCAAACTCTGGTTGGATCGTAATTACCTGGGGCTGGGCTTGTGCAGTATTTATCCCTGCATTAATATTTGGCGGCATTAGCGGAGCGCATTTTAATCCTGCATTGACTATTGCATTGGCTGCTATTGGTAACTTCTCTTGGGCGGATGTACCGATCTATATCATTGCACAAATGCTAGGTGCAATGCTGGGTGCAGTACTTGTTTGGATTCAATATCTCCCGCACTGGGCCGAAACAGAAGATCAAAGAACAAAACTGGGTGTTTTCTGTACCGGCCCTGCAATTAGAAGTTATGGAGCAAACTTAATTTCTGAAATCGTTGGTACTTTTGCATTGGTATTTTTTATCTTAGGATTAGGAACCGTTGAAATGGCTTCTGGTCTTGGAACATTTGCGGTAGGACTTGTTATTTTAGCCCTTGGCGTATCCCTTGGAGGAACTACAGGATATGCTATTAATCCAGCCAGAGATTTAGGCCCTCGCATTGCCCATGCGATTCTTCCTATAGCTGGGAAAGGTGATTCCGATTGGAGTTATGCCTGGGTTCCTGTATTAGGGCCAATTATTGGAGGTTTGCTTGCAGCTTTCTTCTATGTTTCAATTTTTTAA
- a CDS encoding TetR/AcrR family transcriptional regulator: protein MRSLVDSFSLREINYAKTRLNILQVVMERISVKDFNEITVDEICRFAEISRGTFFNHFATKSHIFKYYIKLWGVHLRLEMEEKSFINKTAKEKIKFVYHKIVEENEKYPSLFSSYLKEAIEFDNEIKLTGAEIAYQFPNISHAPSRVEELNEFSLGKVLETLLKEGIEKKEFSKDINLEYTLLLLISMIFSTVIADKYMPRHNDLHDYYEYSLNHIFERMKV, encoded by the coding sequence ATGAGATCACTTGTAGACAGCTTTTCCCTACGAGAAATCAATTATGCCAAAACGAGATTAAACATTTTACAAGTGGTGATGGAAAGGATTTCAGTAAAGGATTTTAATGAGATTACGGTGGATGAAATTTGTCGATTTGCAGAAATATCCAGGGGAACTTTTTTTAATCACTTTGCTACCAAAAGCCATATTTTTAAATATTATATAAAATTATGGGGCGTTCATTTGAGACTTGAGATGGAAGAAAAGTCTTTTATTAATAAAACTGCTAAGGAGAAAATTAAGTTTGTATATCATAAGATCGTTGAAGAAAATGAAAAATATCCTAGCCTTTTTAGTAGTTATTTAAAAGAAGCTATAGAATTTGACAATGAAATCAAATTAACCGGTGCCGAGATTGCCTACCAATTCCCTAATATAAGTCATGCCCCATCCAGAGTGGAAGAATTAAATGAATTTTCTCTGGGAAAAGTTTTAGAAACTCTTTTAAAGGAAGGTATTGAAAAAAAGGAATTCAGTAAAGACATCAATTTAGAATATACCCTCTTACTTTTGATTTCTATGATTTTTAGTACTGTCATAGCAGATAAATATATGCCCAGACATAATGATTTACATGATTATTATGAATATAGTCTTAATCATATTTTTGAAAGAATGAAAGTTTAG
- a CDS encoding DUF3881 family protein: METYMSAVGFKSTTKKKQWDQIIDQILKSATKKFVTNHDKDHVFIEYFKEYGQRIGIVLRGLLDNDKDIDLETCEPYAEAKYMIDVSQVEVEEVEEYYYFAVCEEEQTGTEIVFQLQNVIEYLEVEDEQEAFIEGIKIVGLSSKGTVILPVEKTESDLEYEKEQKEWRRQLLKRAKEGDEEAQEILDMEAEETAEIIEERLQYEDFLSVVEGYFIPIEYLDATYSVLGTIVEVETIINSKSKEKVYWMLVETMEMKIEIVINEKELVGTPLVGMRFMGICWMQGTIVFS; encoded by the coding sequence ATGGAAACATATATGAGTGCAGTAGGTTTTAAAAGTACGACGAAAAAAAAACAGTGGGATCAGATCATTGATCAGATTTTAAAAAGTGCGACGAAAAAGTTTGTAACCAATCATGATAAAGATCATGTGTTTATAGAATATTTCAAAGAATACGGGCAGAGAATCGGTATTGTACTTAGGGGCCTTTTGGATAATGACAAAGATATTGATTTAGAAACCTGTGAACCTTATGCGGAAGCAAAGTATATGATTGATGTATCTCAGGTAGAAGTTGAAGAAGTAGAAGAGTATTATTATTTTGCAGTTTGTGAAGAAGAGCAAACCGGAACAGAAATTGTATTTCAGCTTCAAAATGTTATAGAATATCTTGAAGTTGAGGATGAACAAGAAGCCTTTATAGAAGGCATTAAGATTGTTGGGTTATCCTCTAAAGGAACAGTTATTCTTCCAGTAGAAAAAACAGAGTCGGATTTGGAATATGAAAAAGAGCAAAAAGAATGGAGAAGACAACTGTTAAAAAGGGCTAAAGAGGGCGACGAGGAGGCCCAGGAAATACTGGATATGGAAGCAGAAGAAACTGCTGAAATTATAGAAGAAAGGCTTCAGTATGAAGACTTTTTGTCTGTAGTAGAAGGGTATTTTATTCCGATTGAGTATTTGGATGCCACCTATTCAGTATTAGGTACGATTGTAGAAGTAGAAACGATTATAAATTCTAAATCTAAAGAAAAAGTATATTGGATGCTGGTTGAAACCATGGAAATGAAGATTGAAATTGTCATCAATGAAAAAGAATTGGTCGGAACACCTTTAGTTGGAATGAGATTTATGGGCATATGCTGGATGCAGGGAACAATTGTATTTTCATAG
- a CDS encoding glycerol-3-phosphate responsive antiterminator has translation MSNFEMLLADNPIVGAIRNDEDLDLICKSSIKIVFVLYGSILSIKKINETLKENDKIVFIHLDMLEGLKSDQKGIEFIKEVINPYGIISTKGMTLKYASNLGMLTIQRIFMLDTLSFDTGIKSVHTFSPDAVEVLPGIAAKAIETLGKEITQPIIAGGLIKSKKDAIAALNAGAKAISTSCSELWEFEEKSL, from the coding sequence ATGAGTAATTTTGAAATGCTTTTAGCAGATAATCCTATAGTAGGCGCTATAAGAAATGACGAAGATCTTGACCTAATATGTAAAAGCAGTATAAAAATTGTCTTTGTACTTTATGGCAGCATTTTGAGCATTAAAAAGATTAATGAGACTTTGAAAGAAAATGATAAAATTGTATTCATTCATCTTGATATGCTGGAAGGCTTAAAATCTGATCAAAAAGGGATTGAGTTTATTAAAGAAGTGATTAATCCTTATGGTATTATTTCCACCAAAGGAATGACTCTTAAATATGCTTCTAATTTAGGCATGCTTACAATACAGAGAATATTTATGCTGGATACGCTTTCTTTTGATACGGGAATAAAAAGTGTCCATACTTTTTCTCCAGATGCGGTTGAAGTGCTTCCTGGTATTGCGGCCAAAGCCATAGAAACTCTGGGAAAAGAAATCACTCAGCCAATTATAGCAGGGGGGCTTATAAAAAGTAAAAAAGATGCTATAGCTGCACTGAATGCGGGGGCAAAAGCCATATCTACTTCTTGTTCGGAGCTTTGGGAATTTGAAGAAAAGAGTCTTTAA
- a CDS encoding MarR family winged helix-turn-helix transcriptional regulator codes for MEDVLMEYLTQIITNISENQSSILREGHLNYKLSPNEMRIIEIVGSSQKPKMMKDIAEIMSMTKGGMTFLIDKLEKKGIVRRKQNDFDRRVLHIELTEEGQRIYKEYNRSKYAVLYKWVEDMNDSTKKIMTEEFHKVLKMVE; via the coding sequence ATGGAAGATGTTTTAATGGAATATTTGACTCAGATTATTACCAATATTTCTGAGAATCAAAGTTCTATTTTAAGAGAAGGACACCTGAATTATAAACTATCTCCAAATGAAATGCGAATTATAGAAATAGTAGGCAGCAGCCAAAAGCCTAAAATGATGAAAGATATCGCAGAAATTATGTCTATGACTAAAGGCGGAATGACTTTTTTAATTGATAAACTAGAAAAAAAGGGAATCGTAAGAAGAAAGCAGAATGATTTTGACAGAAGAGTTCTACATATTGAATTAACAGAAGAAGGGCAAAGAATTTACAAAGAATATAATAGAAGTAAATATGCTGTTTTATATAAATGGGTAGAAGATATGAATGATTCAACGAAGAAAATTATGACAGAAGAATTTCATAAAGTATTAAAAATGGTAGAGTAA